From Thermoleophilaceae bacterium:
GGAGAGCCCCGCGAACCAGAAGGAGCGCAGGAACTGCGTGTGGTACGCGGACCACGCGTCCGTGTACGTCCTGAAATGCCAGTTGAAGTGGAAGCCGTTGAAGATCGAGCCCGTCTCGAGCGAGATCTTCCCCTGGTAGTAGAGCGGCAGCGCGAAGAAGATGATCAGCCAGGCGAGCCCTGGCAGGAGCAGGGCGAGCGGCAGGATCCCCCTATGGCGCCGGACAAAGGCCATGCCGCGGCGCTATGCGCCGATGACCTTCTGGAACGCGTTGTTCACCTTGTCCTCGTCCGTGGGCGAGAGCTGCTTGAACGCGTGCCCCTTCGCGAGCACGTTCGCGGTGGGGAAGATCAGCGGGTTCTTGGCCACGCTCGGATCGATCTTGAGGAGAGCCGCCTTCGTTCCCGCCACCGGCGGGACGTAGTTCACGTAGTCCTCGATCGGCGCCTCCACCTCGGGCTGGTAGATCCAGTTCATGAACACCTCGGCGGTGTACGGGTGCGGCGCGCCCACCGGAATCAGCATGTTGTCGGTCCAGAGCATGAAGCCCTCTTCCGGGTGGATGAACTTGATGTTCTTGTTGTCCGACTCGAGCTGCACCGCGTCGCCCGACCAGCCGTAACAGACCCAGGTGTCGCCGTGCGGTAGGTCCTTCAGGTAGTCGTTGCCCGTGAAGCGGCGGATCTGCCCGTTCTTCACGTATTTGTCGACCTTGTCGATCGCCGCGAGCATGTCGCTCACGCTGCCGGTGGTCGGGTCCTTGCCCATGCCGAGCATCGTCAGGCCCACCGTGTCGCGCATCTCGGTGAGCATCGTGACCTTGCCCTTGTACTTGGGGTTGAAGATGTCGTTGACGCTTTTGACGTCGGGTGCCTTGTCGGTGCGCACGATCAGGCCTGTCTGCCCGCTCTGCCACGGCACCGAGTAGTCGCGGTTCGGGTCGAAGTCGATGTGCTGAAGAGCCGGGATGAGGTTCTTCTGGACGTTCGGCAGGAACTGCTTGTTCAGCTTCTCGATGTAGCCGAGCTTGATCATCTTGCCGGCCATCCAGTCGGTCATCACGATGATGTCGCGACCGCCCGAGGTGCCGTTGGCGAGCTGCTGGCGGATCTTGCCGAAGAATTCGGTGTTGTCGTTGATCTCCTCGGTGTAGTTCACGTGCACGCCGAACTTCTTCTGGAACTTCTCAAGAGTGGGGTGCTTGCCGTGCGCCACGTCGATGTACAGCGGCCAGTTGGAGAAGTTCAGCTCGGTGCCGAGCGCGGACTTCTGAACCACCTTCGTCTGCTCGTGGGTGCCGCCGCCCAGGCTCGAGCCGCCGCCGCAGGCAGCGAGGAAGCTCGCAGCGCCCATGGACATGGCGCCCGCGGCGCCAAACCGGAACAGCTGACGGCGGCTGATCTCACGCTCGACCAGCTCGTCGATCATCTTGTCGATGTCACGCTCGCTCACTGCTGAGTCCTTCCTCTGGGGTCGTTTCGGGCTCTTTCACTTCGCTCTCTCTGACGACGTGCATGTGGTCGGTGGCCCAGCTCAACCGCACGCGCGCCCCGGCGCCCGGCAGGCGCTGGCGCTGGCTCTCATCTACGTTCGGCACGAGCACGGTCATCGTCACGCCGTCTGGCAGGCGCACCACCATCTGCGTGGCGGTGCCGAGGTATAGGGAGCTCTCCACGAGCCCCTCGACGGACGGGCGGTCGGTGGGCGCCGGCTCCTCCACGAGCGTGACGCTGAGCTTCTCGGGCCGCACCACCGCCCAGCAGCGCTCGCCGCGCTGCAGGCCGGACGTGCTCGAGCTGAGCTCCACGCCGCTGTCGAGCCGCAGCCGCGCGGGCCCGCCGTTCGCCGACAAGACCATGCCCGGCATCAGGTTCGAGACGCCGATGAAGCCGGCGACGAAGGTGGTGCTCGGGCGGTCGTAGACGGCCTCG
This genomic window contains:
- a CDS encoding spermidine/putrescine ABC transporter substrate-binding protein, with protein sequence MSERDIDKMIDELVEREISRRQLFRFGAAGAMSMGAASFLAACGGGSSLGGGTHEQTKVVQKSALGTELNFSNWPLYIDVAHGKHPTLEKFQKKFGVHVNYTEEINDNTEFFGKIRQQLANGTSGGRDIIVMTDWMAGKMIKLGYIEKLNKQFLPNVQKNLIPALQHIDFDPNRDYSVPWQSGQTGLIVRTDKAPDVKSVNDIFNPKYKGKVTMLTEMRDTVGLTMLGMGKDPTTGSVSDMLAAIDKVDKYVKNGQIRRFTGNDYLKDLPHGDTWVCYGWSGDAVQLESDNKNIKFIHPEEGFMLWTDNMLIPVGAPHPYTAEVFMNWIYQPEVEAPIEDYVNYVPPVAGTKAALLKIDPSVAKNPLIFPTANVLAKGHAFKQLSPTDEDKVNNAFQKVIGA
- a CDS encoding ABC transporter ATP-binding protein, coding for PFRRATNTVFQSYALFPHLSVEENVAFGLKRRRVPKGEIATRVGEELERVGLAAEAKRKPRQLSGGQQQRVALARALVNKPKVLLLDEPLGALDLKLRKNLQVELKRIQREVGITFVYVTHDQEEALTMSDRIAVMNRGVVEQCDVPEAVYDRPSTTFVAGFIGVSNLMPGMVLSANGGPARLRLDSGVELSSSTSGLQRGERCWAVVRPEKLSVTLVEEPAPTDRPSVEGLVESSLYLGTATQMVVRLPDGVTMTVLVPNVDESQRQRLPGAGARVRLSWATDHMHVVRESEVKEPETTPEEGLSSERA